The following nucleotide sequence is from Salvia miltiorrhiza cultivar Shanhuang (shh) chromosome 7, IMPLAD_Smil_shh, whole genome shotgun sequence.
GCAAGGGAATCGGTGAAAATCTCCTCCGGAAGCAGTTGATGCTCCACACAAGCCATAATACCATGAACAATAGCCATTACTTCACCCAACATAGCATTTGTAGCAGGAGACGTCCTCTTGGAGATAGCAAGCATAAGTTTTCCTTCACCATTCTGAATTCGTTCTCAGCTTGGCAAAACAGGACATCCACATCAACCCTATAACATCCTCTCCTCGGTCGCTGCCAAGTTTCACCCCAAGCACGTCCGGTGGTAGGAAAGTAGGACATGCCGCCTGAAACTCCTCCCAATAAATTATGCAAAATTTGGCACTTAAACACCCAGATTTGCCATAGCATCATACTCCAGAGCTCATATTCATCACTCTCAAATTCATTTTTGCCAAACCCTCAGTCTTGCTGAGAGCTCTTCAGAAACGTGATTCCTTCTAGCTGTGTCTGATCATTGGGAAGTAAATAAGGCAGTGTTCAGTTGAGTCCCACCTATCCTTGTAATGACCACATACATATGCCATCAATCGGAACATGATGTGTCttcaaatttaatattagaGAAACACTTTAGCCTTAGGTGGAATGGAAAGGTCCATACCATTTGACTCCAAAGCACTTCTTTGCGGGTCAGCGTCGAAATATCCAATCTCAAGTAAATAAGTCGTTTTGACGAAGAATAGGCCACGGGGGTCCAGATTTCATCGCAATCGCCATGCTCGTCAATAGGGGTTCGTCATACCGCCTCTGCCTCTTGCGGCCACAACAGTTGTTCAACTACAGCCTATTTATTGAATcatattatttgaaatttatgCTCTCACCGTCATTCATGATCCCACCTTAATTAATATGAGATTTTTATTCTTACTCTCTCCTTGATATATGATCTTGTGTGGGTTAATAAgagaattttattatattttcttatacaatcttacttttatttcttttaataatatacaaataattttattttattgttttgtaaatTATAATCCTCTCTCAACTTgaaaactcaaactcaaatataaaaaattttcatatatatttttgggAAAATGAACAGATCCACCCACCCTTCAAGtagtagcccttatagcgtataacccccttactaactgtgtgtgcaactaaattCCCGAACTCAACAAACGGCTCAATTAAGCCCCTCTGACCAAATGGCGTTTTGCTACCGTTAgtcaaccatttttttttacttttaattaattcgtcatagtttttaattattttttctttaatatttaattttattatgttttaatataaTGTTAATTTAAGATAATTAACTGCAATTACCGTATGTATCTAATCAATTAAAATCTAAAGAAATAACAAAATGAATCTTGCTAGCTGCAAACTGCAACccgtatataatatatatataatctaaagaaaaattaataatgtattaaaatgtaaagaAATAACAAAATGAAATTAAGAAGAAGCATGGCCTGACCCTAATACGTGTAAACTAAGAGCAGTTGcatatatatagttcaataaggATAAGGGCATTGAAGGCCGACGAAGATATGATGCAGCAAATACTTTGTCATTATTCTATAGGCTTCTTGTGTTAAATTCTCCCCATCCCAACTAATGTGTTTGTTGGGCTCTGCACAAGCAGAAACGCCGTCTGCTCCGCACATTCTTGTCAAGTCGAGGTTGTAGCTGCCGCCTCCACTCCCACAGCAAACCATGAGGTCCATTCGACCAACAGCGTAGGTCTCTAATCTTTCATAAGCTGTGAAATAATCCCCATAGATGACCATGGCATCAGGGCTTTCTTCTTGGTTGAATTTGTCGATGGCTCGTTGCAGTAGAGCATTATGGTAGATTGCAAGGTCATCGCTCACTTCAAACATGTCGTTGTTGCCTGGGAAAGCCGTGCGATAAATGGGAAGTCGGAAGATAGTGTATAGTCCGGGCACCACCACCTTTCTTGCCCCTAAACTAATCACCCTCTgtcaaaattaaacaaatagTGCTtagtatttaataaatattaattggtctcttaatatatatatatacacacgcatgtatatatgtatgattAGCCAAATTAAATCACTTACACCAACAGCAGCCATGATCGCATCCACAACTTTTGGTACCAATGTGACTTCTATTTCGTGAATGGTCTTTCCTTGGAATAAAGCGTAGTGATAATCGCTTCCACCAAAAGGTCCCAACATAAAAAGTGAGTTTTCGAGTTTCCCGCTAGAATCTGataaaattcaacaaattaaaTTTTGCTCATGTATGCATATAATATCTAGTAACTAGTTCATTCAAAAATACTCCTAAGGATTAATTAATTGGTTTTGGATGTTTACCTTTTTGGATGGAACAAAAATAAGCAGACAAGGAATCCAACTGCACCGACAGAGAAGTGTTGGTCACCGGAGAGGAGATGTTGAGAGCAGCCAATGCATCCCACGGCAACGCCGTTGCGCCCACCACGGCGAAGTTGACGCCGTGACTGAAATCAGCGTCATACTTTTTGAAGGGTGGGAGTAAAGGAAGACCAGCATCCATTGCTGCACATGCATAATACGTACATAATTCATTATAAATACATGCAATgcaacaaattaaaattaaggcATTATCGAGAATTAATGAAAAAGATGATAGGTACCAAAATAGTCGATCATAAGGTTTCCGTTGGAGGCGCGGCCGGTAGGACCCATCGGGAAATCACCACCGTAAGGCAGGCGGGCGAGAGGGGTGGCCGCTCCCACCGGCATCTCACGGATTAAATTGCCCACATCGGAAATTGAATCTCCAAACTGATAAATTTCGTTAATTTTGCACATTTTAAAGAGGCCGACGTTGCAATTTTCAAATGTCGTCAAAAGTGTGCTCTCCACCGGGtttatataaatcatcaaaattGCAGAGCTTGGGGAGCTCAGTGGCAACGGCGTAAGACGGCGGCTGAGCGTAGGATGGTGGCGGAGCGTATGAAGCGTGAGAAAGGAACAGAAAGTTAAGTATAACAAGTGCGATGATCGATTTGATGGGAGTTGAAGAGGAAGCCATCGTTTCAATTAATATTAGAAGAAGATAGGATTAATGAATTGTGACTTGTGAGAAGCATTGGATTGGTATATATTTATAGTTACAGAATGTATAAAACAGAATGCAATTAGGAGTAGGACTAGGTTTAAGATTAGGATTTGCATATCCCGCCACCTAATTCCATCGGGAAACGATTAAGATACATCATAAATAATTACGCGTGTAGGTTTCTTTAGATATAGAGTGTTTCACGCTTTCCACAATTAACTAACTGTATTTAGTAAAACAagagtaataaattaattttgggcAAATATTTGATAAGCCGCCTATTTCgtgtaaagaaaagaaaattactCTCTTAATATTGTAGTAATGTTGATatgaataataaattttttaaatacttATTTATGTAAGACTCGGGTTAAAACAATCTGATTTTTAATTTGACCCATCCTCACCCTGAGAATAAAGAAAAAGTATTAAATATTGTCTCATCGttagtaattaattaaaaaaaaaaaaactagcaaGGTATCCAAATAAGGATATATTTAAGATATCGACAAACATATTACATAGATATGCcgtgaaataaaaagaaaaaacaaaattggAGGTGCCAAGGTATCAGAGTttgaattattaatattaaaggAAGGCAAGTCTAGTTCCTATTCCCTAGAGATGTACCTTCAGTTAACTTTGCGGCAATTGAGACGAACCTCACCCTCGGGTGCACTAGGAACTTGGAGATGGGAAAGCTTGAACATAGCAAGCCCAAAGTCCCTGCGGAAGCGTAGAAGGTCTGAAGCATATGTTTCCACCCAAGTCTTGGTGTTTGGACTAGATGTCAGCTGCTGGTCCACAAACAGTAATCCTCTTCCTTGCAAAAGACTACGGTAGTATACTTCACCGAAACCTTTTCCTGCTCCTTCGTAGTCCATCCTCATCGCTCCATCCTCTAACGATGAGCCATTTTCCGATGATGACGGAGAAGGTGACATAGATGGTGCTGATGCAGAATTATTGCTGCATTGTGATCTCAAAACCTCCACAAATTCAGCATTCATGGAAGGGTCCGgttcattagttttattgaagTTAAATAGCCGGTTACGGATGAAATTGCAGTGAACCATTCCAGTGCTGTGGGCGCCTATGTTACAAGAAGAGCAAATGAAAAATTACAACGAATAACTCTTCTATTAACTCAGGGAAAACTCAAAGAATCACAGAACATATGCATTTATGACCTGTTACTGCTAACAACTAATGTAGGAAATGCATCATCCCACCTATGCTGTAGTGTAACTAGGAGCTCAGAGAATCATAGAAAATATCATCAAGGGAAGACATGGATATAAGAATACAGCATTAGTTTAGTTTAAAAGGCTAATTCACAtatatagaaataatataattaaacagGGAATTCTTTGCATATATTATAGGTTTAAGGGgtaaagaaaattgaaaaacagAAATTCTGTGAATAACTTTCGGTCTTAGATGTATTTCCCCAATTCCAACAGTTAACATTCACGTTCATTTCCGCTACGGCAGAAGAATACAAAGCAACAACCTACTGACAAGCATAACGATTCTACACGACAACATCATCCATCAGGTCAGATTTCTAAGCAATGTGTACTCTAAATAATAAATTGAGTAAGAAATAAGCTCATAGTGTTATAAGATAATGACATCCCTAATCTCGAGATGAAACTCATTTCCTTGCAGATCAAGAGATTACCTAGCAGAGCAACTGTTTCTCTAGCATCGAATCCTTTTGCTGCAAATGAATGGAGTGCATCCAAGAGGCTTGAGTTAGGACTAGGAAGATCAGTAGCTGCATTTAGTGGAAAAGCC
It contains:
- the LOC130992332 gene encoding acetylajmalan esterase-like yields the protein MIYINPVESTLLTTFENCNVGLFKMCKINEIYQFGDSISDVGNLIREMPVGAATPLARLPYGGDFPMGPTGRASNGNLMIDYFAMDAGLPLLPPFKKYDADFSHGVNFAVVGATALPWDALAALNISSPVTNTSLSVQLDSLSAYFCSIQKDSSGKLENSLFMLGPFGGSDYHYALFQGKTIHEIEVTLVPKVVDAIMAAVGRVISLGARKVVVPGLYTIFRLPIYRTAFPGNNDMFEVSDDLAIYHNALLQRAIDKFNQEESPDAMVIYGDYFTAYERLETYAVGRMDLMVCCGSGGGSYNLDLTRMCGADGVSACAEPNKHISWDGENLTQEAYRIMTKYLLHHIFVGLQCPYPY
- the LOC130992334 gene encoding putative Peroxidase 48, which encodes MDLTKKLSILVFLLCVLISLKNQKAATDSRSVLEDRRNLGEDESHSDAGAQERLRYDYYSESCPSAEKIIRSTVRELHQMKNVGPALLRLAFHDCFVMGCDASILLDSDGEMKSEKEAAPNQSIKGFEQIDIIKSRLEQECPGVVSCADIVVLSAREGVLLAGGQFYPVLTGRSDRRTAFPLNAATDLPSPNSSLLDALHSFAAKGFDARETVALLGAHSTGMVHCNFIRNRLFNFNKTNEPDPSMNAEFVEVLRSQCSNNSASAPSMSPSPSSSENGSSLEDGAMRMDYEGAGKGFGEVYYRSLLQGRGLLFVDQQLTSSPNTKTWVETYASDLLRFRRDFGLAMFKLSHLQVPSAPEGEVRLNCRKVN